A region from the Halobacillus mangrovi genome encodes:
- the menD gene encoding 2-succinyl-5-enolpyruvyl-6-hydroxy-3-cyclohexene-1-carboxylic-acid synthase — protein sequence MEHVESLTKYVTHFVDQLAYSGVDHVVVSPGSRSTPLAMTVAEHSGIRHWIHLDERSAAFFALGMAKEQQKPVAIVCTSGTAAANYYPAIVEAYYSRVPLIVLTADRPHELRDVGAPQAIDQTHMFGQYVCWYQDMALPEAGLHMYARRQAARAVEESIGGNKGPVHLNMPFREPLVPDFTLDGLWRGDIQPIPRAAAGKALLDEKLVSELQARLASKERGVIVVGPHTDAGLNESVTMLASRLGVPVLADPLSGLRAGEHDKRNIIENYDALLKSSTLRDQLKPDYILRFGAMPVSKAYSKWVKKWNDIDHLIVDSYKSYREPAGIQPRFIWADPKLFCEQLTTEFSEGSLETDWLERWGKMNQTAKDLMLKKPEEPLNEGHAVVYLSQNLPEGSNLFVGNSMPIRDVDSFFMSTPKDINILTNRGANGIDGVVSTAIGSAVSGRPTTLLLGDVSFFHDLNGLWMARRYNIPLTVVVINNNGGGIFSYLPQANEARNFEELFGTPVDLDFSHSVRMFGGIHKKVETWSDYQMSLEQSQQYQGIFVIELVISRTDHVDFHKAKWGSVEEAVLHGSDG from the coding sequence ATGGAACATGTCGAATCTTTAACAAAATATGTTACTCATTTCGTGGATCAACTAGCTTATTCAGGAGTTGACCATGTCGTAGTATCTCCAGGATCAAGATCGACCCCTCTGGCGATGACGGTTGCGGAACATAGCGGCATTAGACATTGGATCCATTTAGATGAAAGGTCTGCTGCCTTTTTTGCATTGGGGATGGCGAAAGAACAGCAAAAACCTGTCGCTATTGTATGTACATCAGGGACCGCTGCAGCCAACTATTATCCAGCTATTGTCGAAGCTTACTACAGCCGGGTTCCTTTAATTGTTTTAACCGCTGACCGTCCTCATGAATTGAGGGACGTAGGAGCACCGCAAGCGATTGACCAAACTCATATGTTTGGTCAATATGTATGTTGGTATCAAGATATGGCACTGCCGGAGGCTGGTCTTCACATGTATGCAAGAAGGCAGGCGGCTCGTGCAGTAGAAGAAAGTATCGGCGGGAATAAAGGACCTGTCCATTTGAACATGCCTTTTAGAGAACCGCTCGTACCTGATTTCACTTTAGACGGTCTATGGAGAGGGGATATTCAGCCGATACCTAGAGCTGCGGCTGGAAAAGCTCTTTTGGACGAAAAATTGGTATCAGAGTTGCAGGCAAGATTAGCTTCGAAAGAAAGGGGTGTCATCGTGGTTGGTCCACATACAGATGCTGGACTAAATGAATCGGTGACAATGCTTGCATCACGTTTAGGTGTTCCTGTACTGGCTGATCCACTGTCAGGCCTAAGAGCTGGAGAACATGACAAAAGAAACATTATAGAGAATTATGATGCCTTATTGAAATCATCTACATTAAGAGACCAATTAAAACCTGATTATATCCTGAGGTTTGGAGCGATGCCTGTATCAAAGGCTTATTCAAAATGGGTGAAAAAGTGGAACGATATTGACCATCTAATTGTAGATTCCTATAAAAGCTATCGAGAGCCTGCTGGAATTCAACCGCGGTTTATATGGGCGGATCCTAAGTTATTTTGCGAACAGTTGACGACAGAATTTTCTGAAGGAAGTTTAGAAACAGATTGGCTGGAGAGATGGGGAAAAATGAACCAGACAGCTAAAGATCTCATGTTGAAAAAGCCTGAAGAACCCCTGAATGAAGGGCATGCGGTCGTCTATCTTTCTCAAAATCTCCCGGAAGGATCGAATCTATTTGTGGGGAATAGTATGCCGATTCGGGACGTCGATAGCTTCTTCATGTCAACGCCAAAGGATATTAACATTTTGACAAACAGAGGAGCGAACGGCATCGATGGGGTTGTTTCTACAGCTATAGGATCAGCAGTGTCAGGACGGCCCACAACATTGCTGCTAGGTGATGTTTCCTTCTTCCATGATTTGAATGGGCTGTGGATGGCAAGACGTTATAATATCCCTTTAACAGTTGTCGTTATTAACAATAATGGAGGTGGGATATTCTCTTATCTCCCTCAAGCAAATGAAGCCCGAAACTTTGAAGAATTATTCGGAACTCCTGTCGATCTTGACTTTTCTCACTCCGTCCGTATGTTCGGTGGTATCCATAAAAAAGTGGAGACATGGTCGGATTATCAAATGAGTTTGGAACAAAGCCAACAATATCAAGGAATTTTTGTCATTGAACTCGTTATTAGTCGAACAGACCATGTCGATTTCCATAAAGCGAAGTGGGGAAGCGTAGAGGAAGCCGTCTTACATGGGAGTGACGGATAA
- the menH gene encoding 2-succinyl-6-hydroxy-2,4-cyclohexadiene-1-carboxylate synthase, which yields MYKKIRGRKYWVEEEGEGPVLLMLHGFTGSTLTFEEIIEQFNTTFRVVRIDLPGHARTGAIGVLTMEQFCRDLKDLLMQMNVDKVSLLGYSMGGRTALSFSILYPELVDKLILESASPGLQSSEDQLARQAKDEGLARKVAEEGIESFVTMWENIPLFRTQVNLSAEAKRKLREERTKQDPKGLSESLIGMGTGKQPSWWDRLGTVSADVLLITGAEDHKFHRINEHMTKELPNAKWVTIDNAGHTVHLEEPRIFAKIVEDFMIQ from the coding sequence ATGTATAAAAAAATCAGGGGCCGAAAGTACTGGGTTGAAGAAGAAGGAGAAGGCCCAGTCCTGTTAATGCTTCATGGATTTACAGGGAGTACCCTTACGTTCGAAGAAATCATCGAGCAATTCAATACAACTTTTCGTGTGGTGAGAATCGATCTTCCTGGACATGCGAGGACTGGAGCGATTGGGGTTCTTACGATGGAACAGTTTTGTCGAGACCTTAAAGATTTACTAATGCAGATGAATGTTGATAAAGTGAGTCTGCTAGGGTACTCTATGGGAGGTAGAACAGCCTTATCATTCTCCATCTTGTATCCTGAGCTCGTGGATAAACTTATTTTGGAAAGTGCATCTCCGGGCCTTCAATCATCTGAAGATCAGCTAGCTAGGCAGGCTAAGGACGAAGGTCTTGCTAGAAAAGTTGCTGAAGAAGGGATCGAATCGTTTGTAACGATGTGGGAGAACATCCCACTTTTCAGAACTCAGGTCAACTTATCTGCAGAAGCGAAACGTAAGCTTCGGGAAGAACGTACGAAACAAGATCCTAAAGGCCTCTCGGAATCCTTAATAGGTATGGGAACAGGAAAACAACCTTCATGGTGGGACCGTTTAGGTACAGTATCAGCCGATGTCCTGTTGATTACAGGGGCAGAAGATCACAAATTTCACCGAATTAATGAACATATGACAAAAGAACTACCTAATGCGAAATGGGTTACGATCGATAATGCAGGACATACGGTGCATCTCGAAGAGCCGAGAATTTTCGCTAAAATTGTTGAAGACTTCATGATACAATAA
- the menB gene encoding 1,4-dihydroxy-2-naphthoyl-CoA synthase yields the protein MSFNWVREREYEDILYETYEGIAKISINRPEVRNAFRPQTVHELIDAFAYARDDSKIGVIVLAGVGDDAFCAGGDQKVRGHGGYVGDDHIPRLNVLDLQRLIRVIPKPVVAMVSGYAIGGGHVLHIVCDLTIAADNAIFGQTGPKVGSFDAGYGAGLLARIVGHKKAREIWYLCRQYSAKEAEEMGLVNTVVPLDQLEAETVQWSKEMLEKSPTALRFLKASFNADTDGLAGLQQMGGDATLLYYTTEEAKEGRDAFKEKRKPDFDKFPRFP from the coding sequence ATGTCTTTTAATTGGGTTCGCGAACGCGAATACGAAGATATTTTATACGAAACATACGAAGGAATCGCTAAGATTTCGATTAACAGGCCTGAGGTCCGCAATGCATTCCGTCCTCAGACCGTACATGAGCTAATTGATGCTTTTGCATATGCACGTGACGACTCCAAGATCGGAGTTATTGTTCTAGCTGGTGTAGGAGACGATGCCTTCTGTGCTGGAGGGGATCAGAAAGTAAGAGGTCATGGCGGCTACGTTGGAGATGACCACATCCCACGTCTAAATGTCCTTGATCTGCAACGCTTGATTCGGGTTATTCCAAAACCAGTTGTTGCGATGGTTTCTGGATATGCGATCGGCGGAGGTCATGTTCTACATATTGTATGTGATCTGACTATCGCTGCAGACAACGCTATCTTTGGTCAAACAGGACCGAAAGTTGGAAGCTTCGATGCAGGCTACGGAGCTGGATTACTGGCCCGTATCGTAGGTCATAAAAAAGCTCGCGAGATTTGGTACCTATGCCGTCAATACAGCGCCAAAGAAGCTGAAGAGATGGGATTAGTAAACACGGTTGTTCCTCTTGATCAGTTAGAAGCAGAGACGGTTCAATGGAGTAAAGAAATGCTTGAAAAATCTCCAACTGCCCTGCGCTTCTTGAAGGCTTCTTTCAATGCCGATACAGATGGACTAGCTGGGTTGCAGCAAATGGGTGGCGACGCTACATTGCTTTACTACACGACTGAGGAAGCAAAAGAAGGTCGTGACGCGTTTAAGGAGAAGAGAAAACCAGACTTTGATAAGTTTCCTCGTTTTCCTTAA
- a CDS encoding o-succinylbenzoate--CoA ligase: protein MNETIPHWLEKQNELNPEHVAIEQPDGFSMSFSKLRNESRNLAENLITLGVKEGDHVALLMHNQIEFPVFIHSLSYIGATAVLLNTRLTAAEIAFPLSDADVSWFFAGEGLLEKAEQARQASQVIPEGRLLKVDDIPIRKAETLDLKKEIHLDQVFTMMYTSGTTGNPKAVMHTYGNHWFSAVASALNLGVQPEDKWLLCLPMFHVGGFSVLMKSVIYGITVSLIERFDAPVINREIRNNRITHISVVTLMLQRLLEDLKDDFYPNTFRCMLLGGGPVPETLLRKAELKSVPVFQTYGMTETSSQIATLNPSAAMKKLGSAGKALTPAEVIVEADGPNEVGEILVKGPMVSKGYYNHTPLNKEYLRTGDLGYKDDEGFLYVVDRVKDVIISGGENIYPAELESVLSDFPGVKEAGVTGISDETWGEVPAAFLVPEEGVTIHSEDVAEFCEERLAKYKIPKAFFILAQLPRNASNKLLRRELFSALEKEN, encoded by the coding sequence TTGAATGAGACAATTCCTCACTGGTTAGAAAAACAAAATGAACTGAATCCTGAACATGTTGCTATTGAACAACCTGATGGCTTTTCTATGAGTTTTTCAAAATTGCGTAATGAGAGCAGGAATTTAGCAGAGAACCTGATTACATTAGGAGTTAAAGAAGGAGACCACGTCGCTCTACTTATGCACAATCAGATCGAATTCCCGGTGTTTATCCATTCTCTCAGTTATATCGGGGCGACTGCTGTCCTTTTAAATACACGATTAACTGCCGCAGAAATCGCGTTTCCATTATCAGATGCGGATGTATCATGGTTTTTTGCCGGTGAAGGACTTTTAGAAAAGGCAGAACAAGCGAGACAAGCATCACAGGTTATACCCGAAGGTCGTTTGCTTAAAGTGGATGATATCCCAATTAGAAAAGCTGAAACATTGGATTTGAAAAAGGAAATCCATCTTGATCAGGTTTTTACAATGATGTACACGTCAGGGACGACAGGCAATCCGAAAGCTGTGATGCACACGTATGGAAATCACTGGTTCAGCGCCGTTGCCTCGGCACTGAACCTTGGTGTTCAACCAGAGGATAAATGGCTGCTGTGTTTGCCGATGTTTCACGTTGGCGGGTTTTCGGTATTGATGAAAAGTGTTATCTACGGAATAACCGTTAGCCTGATCGAAAGATTCGACGCGCCCGTCATTAATCGTGAAATCAGGAACAATCGTATTACACACATCTCTGTAGTTACTTTGATGCTTCAACGACTACTGGAAGATTTAAAAGATGACTTCTATCCAAATACTTTTCGCTGCATGTTATTAGGCGGAGGGCCTGTCCCTGAGACTTTACTGCGTAAAGCAGAATTAAAGAGTGTACCTGTTTTTCAAACGTATGGAATGACAGAAACCTCTTCTCAAATCGCGACATTAAATCCGAGTGCTGCTATGAAGAAATTAGGATCAGCAGGAAAAGCTTTAACGCCTGCTGAGGTAATTGTTGAAGCTGATGGACCAAATGAAGTTGGAGAGATTTTAGTTAAAGGCCCTATGGTATCTAAAGGCTACTATAACCATACACCATTGAATAAAGAATACCTGCGGACGGGTGATTTAGGGTATAAAGACGATGAAGGGTTTCTCTATGTTGTAGATCGAGTGAAGGATGTAATTATTTCCGGAGGTGAAAATATTTACCCGGCGGAGTTAGAAAGTGTCTTAAGCGATTTTCCAGGGGTGAAAGAAGCGGGTGTAACCGGAATAAGCGATGAAACATGGGGTGAGGTACCTGCGGCATTTTTAGTCCCTGAAGAAGGTGTAACCATTCATTCAGAAGACGTAGCGGAATTTTGTGAGGAAAGGTTAGCCAAATACAAAATTCCTAAAGCTTTTTTCATTCTGGCCCAACTCCCGAGGAACGCTTCGAACAAACTGTTAAGAAGAGAGCTGTTTTCTGCTTTAGAAAAGGAGAACTAG
- the menC gene encoding o-succinylbenzoate synthase, with product MDIKKIVLRHIKLPLTVPFRTHQGTITDRSLIIVEAHDAEGWCGYGEVTAFSEPFYTYETTSTAWEILINFIIPQTPFGELEHPSDLSKNFQSVKGHPMAKAGLEGAIWDLFSKKQNVSLRELIGGTSETVRAGAVLSLSDSLEEDVKGLKDSGYQRYKLKVNLGQEEELIKKVQKVDADLPIMIDANGMYSKDDIPHLIELDQYGLMMIEQPFQAGDFYLHRKLQKQLKTPICLDESVMSFHDAKQALELESCKVINVKISRVGGLSEAIKIHDYCLEKGIPVWCGGMVESGISKAHNLALASLPNFTIPGDLSSSSRYFEKDIIKPEIEVVNGMIKVPDQPGIGVEVDEGYLKEVTLDVHQVHVYG from the coding sequence ATGGACATAAAAAAAATAGTGCTAAGACATATTAAGCTGCCTCTCACTGTTCCCTTTCGAACCCATCAAGGCACGATAACTGATCGTTCACTCATTATCGTAGAAGCACATGATGCTGAAGGGTGGTGTGGGTACGGTGAGGTTACTGCTTTTAGTGAACCATTCTACACGTATGAAACGACGAGTACAGCATGGGAGATCCTCATTAATTTCATCATTCCTCAAACCCCATTTGGAGAACTTGAACATCCAAGTGATCTCTCGAAAAATTTTCAGTCCGTAAAGGGCCACCCGATGGCGAAGGCCGGACTGGAAGGGGCGATTTGGGATCTGTTCAGTAAAAAGCAGAACGTAAGCCTACGGGAATTGATCGGAGGAACAAGCGAAACCGTAAGAGCAGGAGCTGTGCTCAGCTTATCTGATTCGCTTGAAGAAGATGTGAAAGGGTTGAAAGATAGCGGTTACCAACGCTACAAATTGAAGGTGAACTTAGGGCAAGAGGAAGAGTTGATCAAGAAAGTTCAGAAGGTTGATGCTGACCTTCCCATAATGATTGATGCCAATGGCATGTATTCAAAGGATGACATCCCTCACCTCATAGAACTGGATCAGTATGGATTAATGATGATCGAACAGCCTTTTCAAGCCGGAGATTTTTATTTGCATCGAAAACTACAGAAGCAGTTAAAAACACCGATTTGCTTGGATGAGTCTGTCATGAGTTTCCATGATGCAAAGCAAGCGCTGGAACTCGAGAGCTGTAAAGTTATTAATGTTAAAATCAGTCGTGTCGGAGGTCTTTCAGAAGCAATAAAAATCCATGATTATTGTCTTGAAAAAGGGATCCCTGTCTGGTGCGGGGGAATGGTTGAATCAGGGATTTCAAAAGCTCATAACTTGGCGTTAGCATCACTTCCGAATTTCACCATTCCTGGCGACCTTTCAAGTTCTTCAAGGTATTTCGAAAAAGATATCATCAAACCAGAAATAGAAGTCGTGAACGGGATGATTAAGGTTCCCGATCAGCCCGGAATCGGGGTCGAAGTAGACGAGGGTTATTTAAAAGAAGTAACTTTAGATGTGCATCAGGTTCATGTGTATGGATAA
- a CDS encoding hydrolase — protein MEKNKYYINIGTREISVNHDANNDDFIVEATEDEILALREVFDEIENADNRSFYRAHIPAKPYHQDEDNDDYDYGMRVAFRKIYELGDEMTKKHITEMGILED, from the coding sequence GTGGAAAAGAATAAGTATTACATCAATATCGGTACTAGAGAAATTTCAGTCAACCATGATGCGAATAATGACGATTTTATCGTAGAAGCGACAGAAGATGAAATTCTTGCATTGAGAGAAGTTTTTGATGAAATTGAAAATGCAGACAATAGGTCCTTTTACAGAGCACATATTCCTGCTAAACCTTATCATCAGGATGAAGATAATGATGACTACGATTATGGGATGAGAGTAGCATTCAGGAAGATTTATGAACTTGGTGATGAAATGACGAAAAAACATATCACTGAAATGGGAATATTGGAAGATTAA
- a CDS encoding DUF6612 family protein → MKKLTFAISILMVMLLISACSSTEGEKIKEVYTKSTEASKNLKNFAMKMKTEQIINTGEKNSEEKTNSPVPTEIPITSTIYSEMQVEPLAFHQTVETMGQTIEQYYSEDGLYMTMPTKEGWFKAPKELTEQLNTLTAQEQTPVSQLESLKEYIDEFNLETEGSNYILTLSSEGQNVQNLFEEAIKETMPEGQITEELMQGLNVNKMDYEFVIDKESYYPQTMNISMDYTLEQGGQKMDIQQKMFGEYSKFNEIGEITIPQEVKDKAKEIEGPESLFQS, encoded by the coding sequence ATGAAAAAACTGACCTTTGCGATTAGCATCCTTATGGTGATGTTATTGATCAGTGCATGTTCGAGTACAGAAGGTGAAAAAATTAAAGAAGTTTATACCAAATCAACTGAGGCTTCTAAGAACTTAAAGAACTTCGCTATGAAAATGAAAACAGAGCAAATCATTAATACAGGAGAGAAAAACTCAGAAGAAAAGACAAATTCACCAGTACCTACAGAAATTCCAATCACTTCAACCATCTATTCTGAAATGCAGGTGGAACCGCTGGCTTTCCATCAGACAGTTGAAACAATGGGCCAAACAATTGAACAATACTACTCGGAAGATGGATTATATATGACCATGCCTACTAAAGAAGGCTGGTTCAAAGCTCCAAAAGAGTTAACTGAACAGTTGAATACCCTGACTGCACAAGAACAGACCCCTGTTTCCCAACTAGAAAGCCTTAAAGAATACATCGATGAGTTCAATCTCGAAACAGAAGGTTCCAACTACATTCTTACATTGAGCTCTGAAGGGCAAAACGTTCAAAATTTATTTGAAGAAGCAATAAAAGAAACAATGCCTGAAGGTCAAATCACAGAAGAATTGATGCAAGGGCTGAATGTCAATAAAATGGATTATGAATTCGTCATCGATAAAGAGAGCTATTACCCTCAGACCATGAACATCTCTATGGATTACACACTAGAACAGGGCGGACAGAAGATGGATATACAACAAAAAATGTTCGGTGAGTATAGCAAATTCAATGAGATAGGAGAAATCACTATTCCTCAAGAGGTGAAAGATAAAGCGAAGGAGATTGAGGGGCCAGAGAGCCTGTTTCAATCATAA
- the ytkD gene encoding RNA deprotection pyrophosphohydrolase has protein sequence MKTFYDFYHNPVKLSFEDHPFSKAPKHVWVICRYNNQWLLTRHKDRGIEFPGGKVEDGETAEKAAVREVKEETGAEVSDLQYIGQYYVEGKGGNVIKNVYFATISELAEQEHYFETHGPVLFQHLPKEIAKNDRFSFMMKDEVLPQCMKRIEQMES, from the coding sequence ATGAAAACATTTTATGATTTTTATCATAATCCGGTAAAATTATCTTTTGAAGATCATCCTTTTTCGAAAGCCCCAAAACATGTATGGGTCATTTGCCGCTATAACAACCAATGGTTGCTCACCAGACATAAAGATCGTGGTATAGAATTTCCTGGCGGCAAGGTAGAGGATGGCGAAACAGCTGAAAAAGCAGCGGTACGCGAAGTGAAGGAAGAGACAGGCGCTGAAGTTTCTGACTTGCAGTATATTGGTCAGTATTATGTAGAGGGCAAGGGCGGTAATGTGATCAAAAATGTTTATTTTGCAACTATTTCAGAATTGGCTGAGCAAGAACATTACTTTGAGACCCATGGTCCTGTTTTGTTTCAGCACCTTCCTAAAGAGATAGCGAAAAATGATCGATTCAGTTTTATGATGAAGGATGAGGTTCTTCCTCAATGTATGAAGCGAATAGAACAAATGGAGTCTTAA
- the pckA gene encoding phosphoenolpyruvate carboxykinase (ATP) encodes MSAINQMSDLNLLLAQEHVHHQLSVPQLVEHILERHEGALTDKGAIQATTGAYTGRSPKDKFIVKDDVSANKVDWGKVNQPIDEDTFTTLYHKVLDYLKDRDALFSFKGFAGADEKFRLPIRVINEFAWHNLFARQMFIRPSEDEVDGLDPEFTVVSAPTFKAEPEVDGTNSEAFIMVSFKHRIVLIGGTEYAGEIKKSIFSVMNFMLPQKNVLPMHCSANVGKEGDVALFFGLSGTGKTTLSADPHRRLIGDDEHAWSNYGIFNIEGGCYAKCINLSEENEPQIFNAIHFGSVLENVVLKPNSHVPDFEDTSLTENTRAAYPIDHIDNIIRPSIAGHPNAIIFLTADATGVLPPISKLSKEQAMYHFLSGYTSKLAGTERGITEPQATFSACFGSPFLPLAPSTYAEMLGDKIDQFDADVYLVNTGWTGGPYGEGSRMKLSYTRSMIQAALEGELTSVETYTDPFFGLSIPTHCPGVPDDVLIPKRTWDDPERYDEQAKDLANKFHENFKTFVYASDKIKQAGPAYNRH; translated from the coding sequence ATGAGTGCCATTAATCAAATGTCAGATTTAAACCTCTTATTAGCCCAGGAGCATGTCCACCACCAATTATCGGTACCTCAATTAGTGGAGCACATCTTAGAGCGTCATGAAGGGGCGCTTACGGACAAAGGAGCCATCCAGGCCACGACTGGAGCTTATACAGGACGATCTCCTAAGGATAAATTCATAGTCAAAGATGATGTCTCCGCTAATAAAGTTGACTGGGGCAAAGTAAATCAGCCCATCGACGAAGACACCTTCACCACACTTTACCATAAAGTGCTCGATTACTTGAAAGATCGTGACGCTTTGTTTTCCTTTAAAGGGTTTGCTGGGGCTGATGAAAAGTTCAGGCTTCCAATCAGAGTTATTAACGAATTTGCTTGGCATAACCTGTTTGCCCGACAAATGTTCATCCGTCCTTCCGAAGATGAAGTGGATGGATTAGACCCAGAATTCACTGTCGTATCTGCACCGACGTTTAAAGCAGAACCTGAGGTTGACGGAACAAATTCAGAAGCTTTTATCATGGTTTCGTTTAAACACCGCATTGTTTTAATTGGAGGAACCGAATACGCAGGGGAAATTAAAAAATCAATCTTCTCAGTTATGAACTTTATGCTTCCCCAGAAAAATGTATTGCCTATGCATTGTTCTGCTAATGTTGGAAAAGAGGGTGATGTCGCCTTATTCTTCGGTCTTTCAGGTACAGGTAAAACAACATTGTCGGCTGACCCACACCGGAGACTAATTGGTGATGATGAACACGCCTGGTCTAATTACGGCATCTTCAACATTGAAGGTGGCTGTTATGCGAAATGCATAAATTTATCTGAGGAAAACGAACCACAGATATTTAATGCCATCCATTTTGGTTCAGTTTTAGAAAACGTTGTTCTAAAACCAAATAGTCATGTTCCTGACTTTGAGGATACGAGTTTGACCGAAAATACTAGAGCAGCTTATCCGATAGATCATATAGATAATATCATCCGTCCAAGCATTGCAGGACATCCAAACGCAATCATTTTCCTTACAGCTGATGCAACTGGAGTACTTCCGCCAATCAGTAAATTGTCCAAAGAGCAGGCCATGTATCATTTCCTCAGTGGATATACAAGTAAGCTTGCCGGCACTGAACGAGGGATTACAGAACCTCAAGCTACATTTTCAGCTTGTTTCGGTTCACCGTTCCTGCCGCTTGCTCCTTCTACTTATGCAGAAATGCTTGGTGATAAGATCGATCAGTTTGATGCTGATGTTTATCTAGTTAACACTGGGTGGACCGGTGGCCCTTATGGTGAAGGCTCACGTATGAAGCTTTCTTATACCCGCTCTATGATTCAGGCAGCGCTAGAAGGTGAACTCACCTCCGTAGAGACTTACACAGATCCATTCTTTGGCTTGAGTATTCCAACTCATTGTCCAGGTGTTCCTGATGATGTCCTTATCCCTAAGAGGACTTGGGATGACCCTGAACGTTATGATGAACAGGCTAAAGATTTAGCAAACAAGTTCCATGAAAACTTTAAAACTTTTGTCTATGCCAGTGATAAAATCAAACAGGCTGGACCTGCCTATAACAGGCATTGA
- a CDS encoding thiol-disulfide oxidoreductase DCC family protein, which translates to MSKSLVLYDGACYLCNQSKRLFQRLDWFNTMEWISLQQYEKVNPLSKSRKKAIVQELHVLLPSGGEKRGYFAITYLMRKCPITFIPGVLFSIPGSSMIGKPLYALVARSRYKLFKSKCKNGTCSLPKA; encoded by the coding sequence ATGAGCAAATCACTTGTGCTATACGATGGGGCTTGTTACTTGTGTAATCAATCAAAGCGTCTGTTTCAAAGACTAGATTGGTTTAATACAATGGAGTGGATCTCTCTTCAACAATATGAGAAGGTAAATCCTCTATCTAAAAGTAGAAAAAAAGCAATAGTACAGGAGTTACACGTACTGCTTCCTTCTGGCGGTGAGAAGAGAGGGTACTTTGCTATTACTTATCTTATGAGGAAATGTCCGATCACGTTTATTCCAGGAGTACTTTTTTCTATTCCTGGAAGCAGCATGATTGGAAAACCACTATACGCACTTGTGGCTAGAAGCCGTTATAAACTTTTTAAAAGCAAGTGTAAGAATGGTACTTGTTCTTTGCCTAAGGCATAG